The nucleotide sequence GTATGCCCCCACACCGGTCGTCCCGTTTGAAGCCACCAGTGATCTCCCCGAATACGATCAGCTGCGTCAGCAGTCGGCCTATCATCAGACCGCGCAACATGTCACCGGCAACGTACAGCACCAGGTACTGCAGCGTGTCGGCGCGGGGGGTGGATTTGACACAATCGACCTGGAACAGGAACCCGAAGCCGAAACGCCACCGCTGGAACCAGCAGTCATTCGCACGGCGATGTGCTTTGAAGCACGCGATGGCGTACTGCATATTTTCATGCCCCCTGTGGATCATCTGGAAAGCTATCTGGAACTGCTGGCGGAAATTGAACAGACCGCTGCCGAACTGGAAATCCCGGTCATCGTGGAAGGTTATCTGCCTCCGAATGATTACCGGCTGCAGCATATCAAAGCCACTCCTGACCCTGGTGTGATCGAAGTCAACGTACATCCCGCCAAAAGCTGGCAGGAGCTGGTCGACATTACGTCCGGAGTCTATGAAGACGCGCGTCACTCGCGACTCGGAACAGAACAGTTTGACCTGGATGGCACGCACAATGGGACCGGGGGAGGCAATCACTTTGTGATGGGCTCCCATACGCCGCACGACAGCCCGTTTTTACGACGCCCGGACCTGCTGAAAAGCCTGCTCGCTTACTGGCATAACCATCCCTCGTTGTCCTACTTCTTCTCAGGCCGCTTCATTGGACCCACCAGTCAGGCGCCGCGTGTAGATGAAGGCCGCTGCGATGCGATCTATGAACTTCAGATCGCATTCGAACAGATTCCCGAAAAAGGCGAATGCCCTCCGTGGCTGGTCGACCGGGTATTTCGACACCTGCTGGTTGACCTGACCGGAAATACACACCGCGCCGAGTTCTGTATCGACAAACTCTATTCGCCTGACTCTGCTACCGGCCGCCTGGGTCTCGTGGAATTTCGGGGATTTGAAATGCCTCCGCACTGGCAGATGAGTCTGACTCAGCAGTTGCTGTTGCGGGCTCTGGTCGCTCATTTCTGGAACAAACCCTATAAAGTCGATCTCGTGGACTGGAATACGTCCATTCACGATCGCTGGTTGCTCCCGCATTTCATTCAGCAGGATTTTGAAGATATTATTTCCGAATTAAATGAGGCAGGTTTCGACCTGGACGCCAGCTGGTTCGGGCCACACTATGAATTTCGTTTCCCGCATATCGGCGAAATGCAATACCGGGGGATTCATGTAGAACTGAGAACGGCTATCGAGCCATGGTATGTTCTGGGTGAAGAACCTGCCGGTGGTGCAACCGCCCGTTTCGTGGATTCTTCCGTGCAGCGTCTACAGGTGAAAGTCCAGGGCATGTCCAATGGACGGCACATTCTGCTGTGTAACGGTCGTAAAATCCCTCTGCATGCCACAGGTACGGAAGGAGAATTTGTCGCCGGCGTCAGATACCGGGCCTGGCAGCCACCCAGCTGCCTGCATCCGACGATCCCCGTCGACGAACCACTGGTATTTGATCTGGTGGACACCTGGGTAAATCGTTCAATAGGTGGCTGTACGTACCATGTGGGTCATCCTGGCGGGCTGAATCCGGGAACGTTTCCAGTCAATGGTTACGAGGCGGAAAGCCGCCGCGCAGCACGGTTTTTCAAGATGGGTCATACAGGAGGAACCAGTTCTATACCTGAAGATGAAAAAAATGCCATGTTTCCGCTGACACTTGACCTTCGCCGAAACCGGGGCATTGTGTAAGATTACTCCAACTGAGTATTGGGTTTAGGGAGGAACCGATTCCTGCGCTGCCGGGGATTTACCGCCCGCCTGACATCTACATCCGATCTCGGTGCAGTCACGCCCATTAATGATTCATCGTATCACATTAGGATTACCTTCAACCGTGTCCACACCGCCGCTCTCTGTCAACAACATTTTTGAGGGTTACACGCCTCCCGGGGGAGCGTACGATGAGTTCCTGCTGGACACAGGACAACCTCGTCAGCATGCGAAAAATTTTCTCGATACCGTTGTGAAAATCGGTCGGGAAGAATTTGAACATCGCTGGCAACAGGCACAACGCACAGTACAGGCCAATGATTTCGCCTATAGCGGTGTTGTGACCCCCAAAGATCAGCCACGCCCGTGGGAACTGGATGCGATCCCGTTTCTGATTTCCTCTGCCGAATGGAAAACAATCTCGACGGCACTGCGTCAACGGGCGCAACTGTTAAATCTGGTTCTGAAAGACCTGTATGGAAAACAGACGCTGTTAAAAAATGGAGTACTGCCTGCGGAACTCGTATATTCTCACCCCGGATTTCTGCGTTCTTATCATCGGGAACAGCTGCGCAACGACTGTTTTCTGCACTTTTACGCCGCTGATCTGGCCCGCTCTCCCAACGGAGAATGGTGGGTGTTAGCAGACCGGACGGAAGCTGCTTCCGGGATTGGCTTCGCACTGGAAAACCGCATTCTGACTTCGCGTATGTTTCCTGAACTCTTTCATCAATGTAATGTCGAGCGGCTGGCACCGTTTTTTATCGCAGCCCAGGAAACACTCCGTAAATTGGCACCACAGAGTCTGGAAAACCCGCGAGTCGTCCTGCTCAGTCACGGCCCGACCAGCCCCAATTACTTTGAAGACGCCTACCTGGCGCGTTATCTGGGTTATACACTTGTAGAAGGGGGAGACCTTGCCGTCCGCAAAAACCAGGTAATGCTGAAGACGCTCGGCGGCCTGATTCCCGTGGATGTTATCTTTCGCCGTCAGAACAGCCGGGATTGCGACCCGCTGGAAATGAAATCTTCGAACTCCCGACTCGGCATCTCCGGACTCACGCAGTCTGCCCGCTCCGGCCAGGTAGGCATCGCCAATGCACTGGGCAGTGGACTGATTGAATCCGTCGCCTTCATGGCTTTTATGCCTCGCCTGAGTAAAGCGTTATTGGGTTCAGAACTGCTGATGCCCGGCGTCGCTTCCTGGTGGTGCGGTGACCAGGAACAGTTGGGCTATGTCCTGAAAAACCTGGAGAAACTTACCATTTATCCTGCGTTTCGAATCCGCGGTAAAGACAATCCTTCGGTTGAGTCACTCAATCAGATGTCACCGAAGAAACTGACAGAACTGATCAAATCTAATCCCTCCGGCTTTGCTGCCCAGGAGAAAGTCATCCGCTCCAGTGTTCCCGTCTGGCGGGGTCAAATCCAGCCCGCGCATCTCTCATTGCGTGCCTATGCGGTTTCCAGCGGTGAATCTTACATGGTGATGCAGGGTGCCCTCGCTCGCACGTCGCCCAACCTGGATCCGCTCGAAGTCTCGATTCGTAAAGGGGAAGGCAGTAAAGATGCCTGGATTCTTTCAGATCAGCCGGTCGAACATATCACACTGCTGAATGAACAGGGAAGAACCATCTCACTCAAACGGAGTGGTTCAGAATTACCGAGTCGCGCTGCAGATAATATTTTCTGGCTGGGACGACAGCTGGAACGGGCCGAAGCACTGGCACGATTATTACGCAGTGCCGTCAATCGACTCAGTGGGGAAACGCGTTCAACCAGTGATCTGGAAGTTCCCGTGCTCCTGCGTTGCCTTGCGGATCAGGGACAGATTGAACCGGGTTACGCCATCGATAAAATGCGGAACCAACTGCCCCCCATCGAACATGTCCTGCCAACGGCAGTCTTCGATAAAACACAATCGTCCTCCCTTCGTGCAATCGTGGATGAACTGTTTCGTCTGGGTTCCATTGTACGCGACCGGATTTCACTTGATACCTGGCGCATCATCCGCCGTATCGATAAAGGTTTCCAGCCACCCCGCTATGGAACAACCAACCTGTCTGATGTGCTGACCATCACCGACGACCTGATTACCGAACTCGCCGCTTTCAGCGGAATTGTGATGGAAAGCATGACGCGTACCCAGGCGTTTCGATTCCTCGAACTGGGACGGCGCGTGGAGCGTTCACTGCAGATCATCAGCCTGGTGAAAAATTCATTTGTGCCGATGCCCGAAGTTCCCAGCCCGATTTTTGAAACCGTGCTCGAAGTTGCCGACAGCCTGATGACTTACCGTTCCCGTTACCTGTCAAACCTGCAACTCGGGGCGGTGCTCGACCTGGTACTGACAGACGAAACCAATCCACGATCCCTGGTATTCCAGTTCATGCAACTGGCCAAACATGTGGAACGACTGCCCCGCAATCGCGAGTTACCCGGATACACTTCCGAGCAGCGACTCGTGATGACCCTGCTGCATTCCGTTCGCATGCTGGACATTCAGGAAACAGCAGATACACACTGCCTGGGAGACTACGAACCACTGGAAAAACTGATTGAAACCTGGGATTATCAGCTGCCGAAACTGTCTGAAGCAATTTCACACCGGTACCTGGTACACGCTGTTCCCTCTCACCAACTCTCAGACATCATTCCACAATGAAATACAAAATCACTCACACTACGAAGTACGCATATTCCCAGGCGGTTCCCGTCTGCCACAACCTGGTGCACCTCGCACCGCGCGCGTTACCCGTTCAGATGTGCAAAGAATTTCAATTGTTGATCCACCCGGAGCCTTTCAGTATCACACATCGTAAAGACTACTTTGGAAACGATGTCTCTTATTTCTCGATCGATCAGGCTCACATGGGGCTGAGTGTCACCGCGACCAGCCAGGTATCTGTAATGGAGCCCCCGCCCGTCGCAGCCGCAGAAACTCCTGCCTGGGAAAACGTAGTCCGGCAACTGAAGGAGGAACACACCGCAGGGGTACTCGACGCTTATCAGTACACCTTCGAATCGCCGGGAGTAAAACTGTTTCCCGAATTAGCAGATTACGCGAAAGTCTCTTTTACGGAAAATCGTCCGATCCTGGAAGCAGTTCTGGATTTGACGGCCCGCATCAATAAAGAATTCAAATACGATCCACGTGCTACCAATGTGAATACGGAAATCAGTGAAGTGTTTGAGCAACGGCATGGGGTCTGCCAGGACTTTGCTCATTTTCAAATCGGCTGCCTGCGTGCCTTGAACCTGGCAGCCCGCTATGTCAGCGGCTATCTGAGAACCAACCCACCCCCGGGCAAACCGCGGCTGGTCGGCGCAGATGCCTCCCATGCCTGGCTGTCTGTGTATTGTGGAGATAAAGCAGGCTGGATTGACGTCGATCCCACGAACAACGTCCAGACATCCGCCGACCATATTACAGTTGCCTGGGGCAGAGACTATTACGATGTCTGCCCCATCCAGGGAACAATTGTCGGAGGAGGCGAGCATCGTATGACGGTCTCTGTTGATGTCGCACCGGAAGAACCCCAACCAGCGCCGCCGGCAGCCAATGGTGCCTGAACCCCAATCGGAGTCGTTCAGGATTTCAAACCAGTCAATGTCCCGCTACTGGAACCAAACTGGTCTGACTCGACCCCCAGTTGCTGTAACATACTGACATACAGATTGCACAAAGGCGAATTCTGCTCTCGGTTGAACGCCAGATGCTGGCCATGCCGAAAACCGCCTCCCGCCAGCAGAACAGGCAGATTGGTATTATCATGAGTATTGGCATCCCCCATATTGCTGCCATACAGAACCATGGTACTGTCCAGCAGACGCCCTGATTCGGCTTGCACTTCAGTCAGTCTCTCAAATAACTGAAGCAGAAGACTCATCTGCCGCCGATCTGCTTTTTCCAGTTGGGCCAGATGATCCGGACGCATGCCATGATGGCTGAGGGGATGATAACCCGTACTGCTTTTTTCATCCTCCTGCAGTTGAAAGACAGGGGTCGCGAAGGCATCCACCATTAATGTGACAATCCGTGTCGAATCCGACTGCAGCGCGAGCGCCGCCATCATCAGCATCTGTTCGAATTTATCAAACAGCAGACCCCGATCCACAATATCCTGTGGGAGTTGCTGGTCTACCTTCGGCTTCGGATTCTGTTCCCACTCCCCGGAGGTCACCAGTCTCTGTTCCAGTTCCCGGATCGAAGTAAAGTATTGATCGAGTCGCCTGCGATCATTCTGCCCCAGGGCCCTGCTGTACTGCTGCGTGGAATCACTGACAGCATCGAGGATGCTCTCCCGTCGTTTCAGTGCCTGCAGCCTCTGTTTCACCTTCGCATCGCTGCCCTGAATAAACATCTTGCGAAACAGGTGCGCGGGACTGTCTTCTGCCGGCAACAGCACGCCATCCCGGGTCCACGACAGACTCCGGTTCGCTTTATCGATATTAACCCCCAGATTCAACGTAGCAAACCGTGTCTGACGTCCCAGGTGTTCAGCCGCGTATTGATCAAGTGAAATCGTATTGCGAAACCCGCTGCTCGTGGGATGCCGGGCTCCGGTCAGAAAACAGTTTTCGGTCGAATGGCCGCCTTCACACGCTGGATGGGAAAGACCACTGAAAACGGTGAAATCGTTTGCATACGTTTTCAATTCTTTCAGATAAGGCGAGAGCTGATAATCCGCGCCCGACGTCTTCGGAAAGAACGGTCCAGGAAGTACACCCAGATTATTGGAGATCAACAGCATCCGCTGCGGCGCACTGTCTTTGCCAGCAGAAATGGGCTTTATTTGAGCCCTGCACTCCAGCACAGGCAACGCCAGCGTGACTCCCGCGCCGCGCAGAAAGTGCCGACGGGTTAACACGGATGTTGAAGTTTTGAATTGTTGATTTTTAGTCATGGAAGTTTTTTACCTCTGGTTGTCAAAGTGTTCTGAGGTTGATCTCTTCCCAGAAATATCGGGCTGCGCACCACCGCTTCCAGCAGGTCTCGTGCTCGATAACCGTTGGACCGGCATTCATTCAAAATCGCTTCCACTACAGGTCGATCAGAAAACCGGACCGGCGTCCCCGTCGCATACACAATCAGTTGCTCTACCAGGTTGCGTGCCAGTTGACGCGGTTCTGAGACGAGCAGTTGTTTGAGCTCACGAATATTTTTAAACGTGCGCCCGTCTTGCAATCGACCTTCAGAATCGGTGGGTCCGGCGACATAATAAGTAAAATCATGGCCGGCGCGATCAATGCCCGTCACTTTTTCCCCCTTGGCCAGACTGCGATAGCGGGTTCGAAATGCTCCCATGATATCAAAGTCTTCCAACGCAAAACCCACCGGGTCAAAACGGGCATGACAGGCGGCACACGCCGGATCCTTTGTATGCCGCGCCAGTTGCTCGCGGATCGTTGTGGCGCCACGGATGTCCGGTTCGACAGCGGGAACAGTCGGCGGCGGGGGAGGCGGAGGATCACCCATAATACGTTCCATGATCCAGGCACCGCGAATCACAGGAGAAGTCGTCGTCCCGTTGGCGGTCACTTTCAAAATCGCAGCCTGAGTCAGTAATCCACCGTATAAACTGTTCTCAGGTAGAGCAACTTTCCGCACTCGTGAACCACTCACAGGCTCTAGCCCATAATGACGGGCCAGTCGATCATTCACAAAGACAAAGTCGGCGTCCACCAGAACTGTGACAGGTAAATTATCCTCAAACATCGCTTTGACAAATGCTCGGGTTTCAGCCGCCATGGATTCAATCAGATAATCGTCAAACCGATATTCCGGATACAGGCGACTGTCCGGTTCATCACGGCGAATGTCTTTCAGTGAAAGCCAGTGATCCGTCAGATTGACCACGAAGTTCTCCGCGGAATCAGCCGACAGTAAACGACGCGTCTGTTGATCCAGGACCTGCCCATCCAGCAGACGTCCCTGTTCAGCGAGCTGATTCAACTCGGCATCGGGTCGCGTATTCCCCAGAAAATGCGACAATCGTGAAGCGACCGCATACTGCCTTCGGGGAGAGTCAGCCCGCGGCTCCGGCAGATACAGAAACTGCCCCGAACACAGAAATGCGGTATAACTGGTGAGCAATGCTTCTGCCAGCGGCGTACCTGCCTGAAGTTCATCTGTGACTAATTGATCGTAGATTTTAATTACAGCGTCAGACGTCGGCTCACGCTCAACCAGCCGAATGAAACGTCGCAGCAGTTGTTTGGCATCCTGTTCCGGCTGAGTCGATATCACCTCAACGAGTAGCGTCCCTTTTTCGGCAACCCGAATCGGCAAGGTTCCGAACAACCGCTGATGCGAAGCAGGTGGCCAGCTTGCCGAGTCCAGAGGACCTGTAATTTCCAGCCATTGAAAAGCAACACCGGGATGCCCGCCATCCGGCATCGGAGGAAAATCATAATATAAAGGCGCATTCGGAGGATTGATGGCCCGCGGAACCGGCAGTCCCAGCAGACTGTATTCGAACGTTTCATTCTGCTTGAGATGGATCGTCGTTTCATAGATTCCACCTTGTGGCTGGATATCGAAGGTCTCGCCCGTCGCGCGCACGTCCCCCGAGACATCTGCACCGGAACGTTTCCGCGCACGAAAATTCATCGCAATCGAATTCCAGGCGGGTCGAAGGCTGAAGTCCCGTAACTGCCTGACTGCGCGTGCTGAAAAACGAACGTGGTAGGCTCCCGGTTCCCTGGCTGTGAAGACATCCGGATAACCGTAATACGGCCACGAAGCAGAACGGAATATTGCCAGCTCCATCTCGGGGTCGTGTTTGTTCTCTTTCCGCATCCGGGCCAGATCTCCGCCGGACAAAGGCACCATCTGGGAATCCTTCGCATAGAACATCGCCTCACGACCACCAAAGGTTCCCGCGGTCAGAAACATCCGCGTCGCAGGCAGACGTTGATGTTCCTGTTTCCGCGGCTGTATTCCTGAAGCGACTGCCTGACGCAATGCCTGATCTGCCGCATCGAGATACGCGTCCAACTGAATCCGGGACATGTCCAGCACTTCGGAGACTTTATTGCAATGGTGCTGCTCACGATCCTGAGGTAACAAATCGCGAATATCCAGATGCGGCAGCAACAGCACATCGCGCAGATTCTGCTCATATTCGTCTCGCGTCAGCCGACGCAATGGGCCCCGTCCCTGCAGCGCGATCTCAGCGGCATCGGCAGTCTGCAGTGACTGAGACAATGCTTTCAGAAGAATCTCACGATCCGCCTGAGTCAGATCGCTTTGATCGGGCGGCATTTCCCCCGCGGCGATCCGGTCGTATGCCTGAATCCAGCGCTGGCGTAGCCGCTGATTATCCAGTTTCCAGCTGAGCTGCTCTAGATTCAGCCGCCCTTCAGCCAGGTCATCATTATGACAGTCGAAGCAGGTTTTCTGCAGTAATTGTCGAATCGTGTGTTCCGGGTTTGACGCGGAACTTTCTACACCCTGCGCAAGAGCTTTGGATGAATAGATAAATAACAGGCACAGTAGCGATAAACAGACAACGAATTGACCATGCCTTCCGGCAGGACAATCGTTTGCTGGATGTTTGTGGAATGGATGTAAAATCGATATTCCCTCGCTCCGGCTTCTATTCAGAATGACTCGTGAACCCATCAATCACTTCCCGGACTTTGAGCACTTGAGTCCAATTCGAAGTTTAACTGTACATCCTCTGCAGGTTTGACATCAGTGGTCAGCTGACTTTGTTCGTTATAGATCGCAGGCAGATACTGTTCGGTCTCCATAATATCGTACTTCTCATATGGTTTTCCTGTCCAGCGGGAAGCATGAATTTCAACCCGCTTCTCCCCTACCGGAACAGTGACAACATACTCACCATCCTGAATTTTCCCTTGCGCGGAATGAGTCGTGTTATCTGCGGAAATAAAAGTAATGGTCCCCTCGGGCAGCGGCTTTCCATCTAACTTAATGAAACCACTGACTTCAGACTCATTGGAATCAGTTCCATGAAAACATCCCTCTATTGATAGAGCTAACAATACAAAACAAAAAATCAATTTCATTTCTCATCTCCGGGAATTGAGAGGAAAGTTTAACCAGACGGGCTCCAGAGTGACTGCTGCTGTCCACAACAGAACTGTAACGTCACCAGATTAAAATTCTCCGATCACTTCCCCACCAGCGCGGGTCCCTAAAGACTGAAAAGTAGCACGATCGATATTTTCTGAGATAAAACGGACGGCTCCATCCGCCAGTAAACCGTGCACACCACCCACATGATAGCTCCGCGCAAAAGTACGACTGTTCGCAGTACTGTCCGCTCCACACGGCGCATGGGCGATATCAGAGCAGGCGATCAATACATCACCGACATTCGGATTCGGTGTTTCCAATGTTGTGAAAAAAGTTCCCATACACCGCGGGTTCATCAGTCGACCACGTACATCATGTTTGGATTGATCAGCAGATAAAATCAACTCACTGGCCATTAACGTCATCGACGCACCATCTGTGATGTCGCGGAGTCTGGTTCGTGAGCGTGAATAAAACAGACCATTCAACTGGGTATAACTTCCTGCAGCCCCGAAATGAGTTGATCCCGAACAGACCGCATAATTTCCATGAAACCCCTGTGATCCATTACTGGAAGGATCAGTCTGTCCATAAGTGATATTCTTTGGACCGGCAGGATCGCTGGGACACATCATCATGGGAACCACCGCATCTTTTTTGCTCCAGTAAATGGCGCCTGTTCGTGCCGGATTCTTCTGCTCCTCCATAAAAACGTTGTACAGGGACCCCTGTTCGATATACGGCAGAATCATGGGATACCAGCCTGTATTATCGGTCGCCGGCCGTGGGGATCCTGGCAAGTCACCATTGGTGGGATTTATCATCCCGAAAGGAAACACTTGAAATGTTTCATGATAATTATGCATCGCCAGTCCCAGTTGCTTGAGATTGTTTTTGCACTGGCTGCGCCGGGCTGCTTCTCGTGCCTGCTGCACCGCAGGGAGTAACAGGGCAATCAAAATGGCAATAATCGCGATCACTACCAGCAGTTCAATTAATGTAAACCCTCGCGTGCGACGAAACATGAGCGACTCCCTTGTAAAAAAGAATATGAACCCGGGCAATTCCTTATGAACAGAATAAAATACAGGAACTGCCTGTAGCGAAATTGATGATCTATTTGA is from Gimesia maris and encodes:
- a CDS encoding DUF1552 domain-containing protein, with protein sequence MTKNQQFKTSTSVLTRRHFLRGAGVTLALPVLECRAQIKPISAGKDSAPQRMLLISNNLGVLPGPFFPKTSGADYQLSPYLKELKTYANDFTVFSGLSHPACEGGHSTENCFLTGARHPTSSGFRNTISLDQYAAEHLGRQTRFATLNLGVNIDKANRSLSWTRDGVLLPAEDSPAHLFRKMFIQGSDAKVKQRLQALKRRESILDAVSDSTQQYSRALGQNDRRRLDQYFTSIRELEQRLVTSGEWEQNPKPKVDQQLPQDIVDRGLLFDKFEQMLMMAALALQSDSTRIVTLMVDAFATPVFQLQEDEKSSTGYHPLSHHGMRPDHLAQLEKADRRQMSLLLQLFERLTEVQAESGRLLDSTMVLYGSNMGDANTHDNTNLPVLLAGGGFRHGQHLAFNREQNSPLCNLYVSMLQQLGVESDQFGSSSGTLTGLKS
- a CDS encoding DUF2126 domain-containing protein produces the protein MIRVALNHKSVYHYDRYVELAPQLVRLRPAPHCRTPIRSYSLRVTPVQHFVNWLQDPHSNHLARLVFPEKTNMLQVEVDLVAEMTVINPFDFFLEPEASNYPFTYEQILKKDLQPFLDTIEPGPEFAALLASIDRSEIKTIDFLVCMNQRLQNMIRYVIRMEHGVQTPEETLQLGSGSCRDSAWLLVQLFRHLGLAARFVSGYLIQLKPDIESLDGPSGAAEDFTDLHAWTEVFLPGAGWIGLDPTSGLFAGEGHIPLACTPEPLNAAPISGTVEKCEVTFHHEMSISRVHEDPRITKPYTDEVWERIDSVGQQVDKALEAGDVRLTMGGEPTFVSIDDMDGDEWKTAAVGPTKRGLAGNLIELLRQRFAPQGMIHYGQGKWYPGESLPRWALTCMWRTDGQPIWNDPMLLAAPEENYEHDIEHAQLFATTLAKRLGLNPEYVATAYEDAMYYMWKERRLAVNADVLNSDLVDEEERIRLARVFERGLGAPVGCMLPLMHQWWNAKPRWMSGTWPVRSEQLFLIPGDSPMGLRLPLDSLPAPQPGEYAPTPVVPFEATSDLPEYDQLRQQSAYHQTAQHVTGNVQHQVLQRVGAGGGFDTIDLEQEPEAETPPLEPAVIRTAMCFEARDGVLHIFMPPVDHLESYLELLAEIEQTAAELEIPVIVEGYLPPNDYRLQHIKATPDPGVIEVNVHPAKSWQELVDITSGVYEDARHSRLGTEQFDLDGTHNGTGGGNHFVMGSHTPHDSPFLRRPDLLKSLLAYWHNHPSLSYFFSGRFIGPTSQAPRVDEGRCDAIYELQIAFEQIPEKGECPPWLVDRVFRHLLVDLTGNTHRAEFCIDKLYSPDSATGRLGLVEFRGFEMPPHWQMSLTQQLLLRALVAHFWNKPYKVDLVDWNTSIHDRWLLPHFIQQDFEDIISELNEAGFDLDASWFGPHYEFRFPHIGEMQYRGIHVELRTAIEPWYVLGEEPAGGATARFVDSSVQRLQVKVQGMSNGRHILLCNGRKIPLHATGTEGEFVAGVRYRAWQPPSCLHPTIPVDEPLVFDLVDTWVNRSIGGCTYHVGHPGGLNPGTFPVNGYEAESRRAARFFKMGHTGGTSSIPEDEKNAMFPLTLDLRRNRGIV
- a CDS encoding DUF1592 domain-containing protein translates to MGSRVILNRSRSEGISILHPFHKHPANDCPAGRHGQFVVCLSLLCLLFIYSSKALAQGVESSASNPEHTIRQLLQKTCFDCHNDDLAEGRLNLEQLSWKLDNQRLRQRWIQAYDRIAAGEMPPDQSDLTQADREILLKALSQSLQTADAAEIALQGRGPLRRLTRDEYEQNLRDVLLLPHLDIRDLLPQDREQHHCNKVSEVLDMSRIQLDAYLDAADQALRQAVASGIQPRKQEHQRLPATRMFLTAGTFGGREAMFYAKDSQMVPLSGGDLARMRKENKHDPEMELAIFRSASWPYYGYPDVFTAREPGAYHVRFSARAVRQLRDFSLRPAWNSIAMNFRARKRSGADVSGDVRATGETFDIQPQGGIYETTIHLKQNETFEYSLLGLPVPRAINPPNAPLYYDFPPMPDGGHPGVAFQWLEITGPLDSASWPPASHQRLFGTLPIRVAEKGTLLVEVISTQPEQDAKQLLRRFIRLVEREPTSDAVIKIYDQLVTDELQAGTPLAEALLTSYTAFLCSGQFLYLPEPRADSPRRQYAVASRLSHFLGNTRPDAELNQLAEQGRLLDGQVLDQQTRRLLSADSAENFVVNLTDHWLSLKDIRRDEPDSRLYPEYRFDDYLIESMAAETRAFVKAMFEDNLPVTVLVDADFVFVNDRLARHYGLEPVSGSRVRKVALPENSLYGGLLTQAAILKVTANGTTTSPVIRGAWIMERIMGDPPPPPPPTVPAVEPDIRGATTIREQLARHTKDPACAACHARFDPVGFALEDFDIMGAFRTRYRSLAKGEKVTGIDRAGHDFTYYVAGPTDSEGRLQDGRTFKNIRELKQLLVSEPRQLARNLVEQLIVYATGTPVRFSDRPVVEAILNECRSNGYRARDLLEAVVRSPIFLGRDQPQNTLTTRGKKLP
- a CDS encoding transglutaminase family protein, coding for MKYKITHTTKYAYSQAVPVCHNLVHLAPRALPVQMCKEFQLLIHPEPFSITHRKDYFGNDVSYFSIDQAHMGLSVTATSQVSVMEPPPVAAAETPAWENVVRQLKEEHTAGVLDAYQYTFESPGVKLFPELADYAKVSFTENRPILEAVLDLTARINKEFKYDPRATNVNTEISEVFEQRHGVCQDFAHFQIGCLRALNLAARYVSGYLRTNPPPGKPRLVGADASHAWLSVYCGDKAGWIDVDPTNNVQTSADHITVAWGRDYYDVCPIQGTIVGGGEHRMTVSVDVAPEEPQPAPPAANGA
- a CDS encoding circularly permuted type 2 ATP-grasp protein; this translates as MSTPPLSVNNIFEGYTPPGGAYDEFLLDTGQPRQHAKNFLDTVVKIGREEFEHRWQQAQRTVQANDFAYSGVVTPKDQPRPWELDAIPFLISSAEWKTISTALRQRAQLLNLVLKDLYGKQTLLKNGVLPAELVYSHPGFLRSYHREQLRNDCFLHFYAADLARSPNGEWWVLADRTEAASGIGFALENRILTSRMFPELFHQCNVERLAPFFIAAQETLRKLAPQSLENPRVVLLSHGPTSPNYFEDAYLARYLGYTLVEGGDLAVRKNQVMLKTLGGLIPVDVIFRRQNSRDCDPLEMKSSNSRLGISGLTQSARSGQVGIANALGSGLIESVAFMAFMPRLSKALLGSELLMPGVASWWCGDQEQLGYVLKNLEKLTIYPAFRIRGKDNPSVESLNQMSPKKLTELIKSNPSGFAAQEKVIRSSVPVWRGQIQPAHLSLRAYAVSSGESYMVMQGALARTSPNLDPLEVSIRKGEGSKDAWILSDQPVEHITLLNEQGRTISLKRSGSELPSRAADNIFWLGRQLERAEALARLLRSAVNRLSGETRSTSDLEVPVLLRCLADQGQIEPGYAIDKMRNQLPPIEHVLPTAVFDKTQSSSLRAIVDELFRLGSIVRDRISLDTWRIIRRIDKGFQPPRYGTTNLSDVLTITDDLITELAAFSGIVMESMTRTQAFRFLELGRRVERSLQIISLVKNSFVPMPEVPSPIFETVLEVADSLMTYRSRYLSNLQLGAVLDLVLTDETNPRSLVFQFMQLAKHVERLPRNRELPGYTSEQRLVMTLLHSVRMLDIQETADTHCLGDYEPLEKLIETWDYQLPKLSEAISHRYLVHAVPSHQLSDIIPQ
- a CDS encoding DUF1559 domain-containing protein; protein product: MFRRTRGFTLIELLVVIAIIAILIALLLPAVQQAREAARRSQCKNNLKQLGLAMHNYHETFQVFPFGMINPTNGDLPGSPRPATDNTGWYPMILPYIEQGSLYNVFMEEQKNPARTGAIYWSKKDAVVPMMMCPSDPAGPKNITYGQTDPSSNGSQGFHGNYAVCSGSTHFGAAGSYTQLNGLFYSRSRTRLRDITDGASMTLMASELILSADQSKHDVRGRLMNPRCMGTFFTTLETPNPNVGDVLIACSDIAHAPCGADSTANSRTFARSYHVGGVHGLLADGAVRFISENIDRATFQSLGTRAGGEVIGEF